The Paenibacillus uliginis N3/975 genome has a window encoding:
- a CDS encoding CpsD/CapB family tyrosine-protein kinase: MRRSTNDSSLMVFMNPKSPISEVYRLLRTKIQFSSKDEELRIVMVTSSQAGEGKTTTTSNLAVTYAQEGKKVLLIDADMRKPSLHRIFSQLNHQGLSTLLTGHTSVQDAIQETTVSHLSLLPSGPVPANPSELMDSTAMRELLEQLKQQYDVILMDTPSVLAVSDSVIVSALCDGVVMVVAAGKVKKDHLKKAKEQLDHANARMLGIVLNRVR, translated from the coding sequence ATGCGACGATCAACCAATGATAGCAGCCTAATGGTATTCATGAATCCTAAATCGCCTATATCGGAAGTGTATCGGCTGCTTCGAACAAAAATTCAATTCTCTTCTAAAGATGAGGAATTGAGGATCGTTATGGTTACATCCTCCCAGGCAGGAGAGGGCAAAACCACAACGACCAGCAACTTGGCTGTTACCTATGCACAGGAAGGCAAGAAGGTACTTCTTATTGATGCGGATATGCGTAAGCCTTCCCTGCATCGTATTTTCTCCCAGTTGAACCATCAAGGCTTAAGCACGTTGTTAACAGGACATACGAGTGTGCAAGACGCGATCCAGGAAACGACCGTCAGCCATCTATCGCTACTCCCTTCTGGACCGGTACCCGCGAATCCGTCGGAGCTTATGGATTCAACGGCGATGCGGGAACTACTGGAGCAGCTGAAACAACAATATGACGTTATTCTCATGGACACGCCATCAGTGCTTGCCGTATCGGACAGCGTCATAGTCAGCGCTTTGTGCGATGGCGTTGTCATGGTGGTTGCTGCAGGCAAGGTGAAGAAGGATCATCTAAAGAAAGCAAAAGAACAATTGGATCATGCGAATGCTCGAATGCTGGGTATTGTACTTAATCGGGTCAGGTGA
- a CDS encoding asparagine synthase-related protein — MSAIAGIYRFNGEPVQMKHGGLVMEALRKYPANQSGAWHKDHIMLGCHAQWITEQSTHESLPSYDPNRGLAITADAIIDNRDELMDQLQVPYNLRPNMTDSEVLLLAYEKWSERMPERLVGDFAFVIWDERKQLLFGARDFSGARTLYYHHDEQQLSFCTMINPLLSLPYVHKELNEPWLAEFLAISGVFEPPDVSTTIYKNIHQLPPSHTITLNNNRVSISRYNSLSDVIPLNLASSQEYEEAFREVFNKAVTARLRRTHRNVGAHLSGGLDSGAVVSFAAKALQKNNRPLHTFSYIPEDGFVDWTPKHRFADERPLIKQTVNFVGNINDNYLNFQGKSPFSEIDDWLDIMESPYKFFDNSFWLRGIYEQAEQRGIGIMLTGARGNYSISWGPAIEYYTKLMKRFNWLKLSREIKQYSKNVGVGRKRIYSIISRKAFPALERLKPPSSTYEFPQLINSDFAKRTGIYDKLRDRKFIGIGSTDDLPADPLEARRQHYDRVNMWSTTGTSGCKLSLRYSVWSHDPTNDLRVIRFCLSTPIEQFVQNGMDRALVRRSTEGWLPNPIRLNQRTRGIQAADSIHRMLSDWSVFIEELDQLNRDSRMQQVINMPVIQDALAEARHGINPNQAYNPSIKLLMRSLILYRFLEKNF; from the coding sequence ATGAGTGCAATTGCTGGTATTTATCGTTTTAATGGAGAACCGGTTCAAATGAAGCATGGCGGACTTGTAATGGAAGCATTGAGGAAATATCCAGCTAATCAAAGCGGGGCGTGGCATAAGGATCACATCATGCTGGGTTGTCATGCGCAATGGATTACGGAACAGTCCACTCACGAATCATTACCTTCCTACGATCCGAATCGGGGGCTGGCCATAACGGCAGATGCCATTATTGACAACAGAGACGAATTAATGGATCAATTGCAAGTCCCCTATAACCTTAGGCCAAACATGACAGACAGTGAGGTTTTATTGCTGGCATATGAAAAATGGTCAGAACGAATGCCGGAACGACTGGTCGGAGATTTTGCCTTCGTTATCTGGGATGAGAGAAAGCAGCTCCTTTTTGGAGCAAGGGATTTCTCAGGCGCGCGAACGCTCTATTATCATCATGACGAACAGCAACTTTCCTTCTGCACGATGATTAACCCCTTATTATCTTTACCTTATGTACATAAAGAGCTTAACGAACCATGGCTGGCAGAGTTTCTGGCGATTAGCGGTGTTTTCGAACCGCCGGATGTTTCAACCACAATTTATAAAAATATTCATCAGCTGCCGCCATCACATACGATCACGCTCAACAACAATAGGGTTTCGATTTCCAGATACAACAGCCTTTCGGATGTAATTCCTTTAAACCTTGCATCATCGCAAGAGTATGAGGAGGCATTCAGGGAGGTGTTCAATAAAGCCGTTACGGCCAGGCTCCGACGTACTCACCGAAATGTCGGTGCTCATCTTAGCGGAGGATTGGATTCAGGCGCTGTCGTCAGCTTCGCTGCCAAAGCCCTGCAGAAGAATAACCGTCCCCTTCATACATTCAGTTACATACCAGAGGATGGATTCGTGGATTGGACACCAAAGCACAGGTTTGCAGACGAAAGACCACTTATTAAGCAAACAGTGAATTTTGTGGGGAACATTAACGACAATTATTTGAATTTCCAAGGAAAAAGCCCCTTCTCGGAAATCGATGATTGGCTTGACATCATGGAGTCTCCCTACAAGTTCTTCGATAATTCATTCTGGTTAAGAGGTATCTATGAGCAAGCTGAGCAGCGAGGGATAGGCATTATGCTCACCGGAGCCAGAGGAAATTACAGCATCTCTTGGGGCCCCGCAATCGAGTATTACACTAAGCTCATGAAAAGGTTCAACTGGCTTAAATTATCCCGAGAAATCAAACAATATAGCAAAAATGTCGGAGTAGGACGCAAGCGAATCTACTCCATTATCAGCCGTAAAGCATTTCCCGCACTCGAACGATTAAAACCTCCTAGTTCAACATATGAATTTCCGCAATTGATTAATTCAGACTTCGCCAAACGGACCGGTATCTATGACAAACTCAGAGACCGCAAATTTATCGGAATCGGCTCAACAGACGATCTGCCGGCAGATCCACTAGAAGCAAGAAGGCAGCATTACGACCGTGTAAACATGTGGAGCACAACCGGAACAAGCGGATGCAAACTTTCTCTTCGTTATTCGGTATGGAGCCACGATCCTACCAATGATCTGCGGGTTATACGTTTCTGCCTATCGACTCCGATAGAACAATTCGTTCAGAATGGCATGGATCGAGCATTAGTTCGTCGGTCCACAGAAGGTTGGCTACCTAATCCTATCCGGCTCAATCAACGAACGAGAGGGATACAAGCTGCGGATTCCATCCATAGGATGTTAAGCGACTGGTCTGTTTTCATCGAAGAGTTGGATCAATTGAACCGCGATTCTCGAATGCAGCAGGTCATCAACATGCCTGTTATCCAAGATGCACTAGCAGAAGCCCGTCATGGCATTAACCCAAATCAAGCCTACAATCCGTCCATCAAGTTGTTAATGCGCAGCTTAATTTTGTACCGATTTCTCGAAAAAAACTTTTGA
- a CDS encoding lipopolysaccharide biosynthesis protein, with the protein MRLINRLSSLKKNRDFNNVLFSVSSYFITPVVIIISTPMLLKNLGSANYGIWVLINSLINVLGISNFGLGNAFIKIGSEYESSQNNTMFNQLFSVSFTLSIILAIVFNVITLVFDTSLFPLLFGISGMDSILPVIHLVGGVVGLRIINSVISGSYMAKERYDINSKVNIAYNLITSILFTVLAFMYKDIKLLVIFLFISTVLLLLTNAFIAKKVNSSISFRLLLNKLVFLKIFNYGIYSWLQMIISALNNQADKLIIGFLLGPNALGYYAVCMQLVIKIHEVPAAAGAFLFAKFSSLYESRKITEIRGLYLKAFLYKSIFIISSSSIAFVFANPILTLWINSEFASQHMTLFRVLVIAVAIGAFGVIPNYCLNGTGFIKINTVLSLSTSISIFSLIFILVPYYGDISTGLSRLVAIPLVVFSIIFVHRKILKVKFDQEEVSAIKELLVKTPQT; encoded by the coding sequence ATGAGACTAATAAATAGATTATCATCATTAAAAAAAAATAGGGACTTTAATAATGTGCTATTTAGTGTTTCGTCCTATTTCATAACACCTGTCGTAATAATCATATCAACACCCATGCTTTTGAAAAATTTAGGAAGTGCCAATTACGGGATATGGGTTTTAATTAATTCGCTTATTAATGTACTGGGCATATCGAACTTCGGTTTGGGTAATGCATTCATCAAAATTGGATCGGAATACGAATCGTCACAAAATAATACCATGTTCAATCAATTGTTTTCTGTTTCATTCACACTTTCAATTATTTTAGCAATTGTGTTCAATGTCATAACACTAGTATTCGACACTTCCTTATTTCCATTACTTTTTGGGATTTCTGGCATGGATTCTATTTTGCCTGTTATTCATTTAGTGGGCGGTGTTGTGGGGCTAAGAATCATCAATAGCGTTATTTCCGGATCCTACATGGCAAAGGAAAGATATGATATCAACAGTAAAGTGAATATTGCCTACAATTTAATTACATCTATACTTTTTACAGTACTCGCTTTTATGTATAAAGATATTAAATTGCTGGTCATATTTTTGTTCATTTCAACAGTATTACTTCTGCTTACCAATGCCTTTATAGCAAAAAAAGTTAACTCCAGCATATCCTTTAGGCTTCTTTTAAACAAATTAGTTTTTTTAAAGATCTTTAATTATGGGATTTACTCATGGCTTCAAATGATAATCAGTGCTTTAAATAATCAAGCCGATAAACTTATCATTGGTTTTTTACTTGGACCGAACGCTTTAGGGTATTATGCAGTTTGTATGCAACTTGTTATTAAAATACATGAAGTTCCAGCAGCAGCAGGTGCATTTCTATTCGCTAAATTCAGTTCATTATACGAGAGCAGAAAAATTACAGAAATAAGGGGACTTTACTTGAAGGCTTTTCTATATAAATCAATTTTTATTATAAGTTCATCTTCTATCGCCTTCGTCTTTGCAAACCCCATTTTAACTCTTTGGATTAATTCGGAATTTGCCAGTCAGCATATGACCCTATTCCGTGTACTTGTTATTGCTGTAGCGATAGGGGCTTTTGGTGTAATTCCAAACTACTGCTTAAATGGAACAGGATTTATTAAAATTAACACGGTACTTTCTTTATCAACTTCTATATCTATTTTCTCTCTAATATTTATACTTGTTCCTTATTATGGTGACATTTCAACTGGTTTATCAAGATTAGTTGCAATACCACTTGTTGTGTTCTCAATTATTTTTGTTCACAGGAAAATATTAAAAGTGAAATTTGATCAAGAGGAAGTTAGTGCTATCAAGGAACTTCTAGTTAAAACTCCACAAACATAA
- the gmd gene encoding GDP-mannose 4,6-dehydratase, which translates to MRKALITGVTGQDGSYLAEFLLEKGYEVYGLRRRTSTPNYENVQHIKDKIKWISGDLIDLASLIEAVRISNPDEVYNLAAQSFVAASWPQPLATGQFTAIAVTNMLEAVRIMKPEARFYQASSSEMFGKVVETPQKETTPFYPRSPYGVAKLYGHWITVNYRESFNMFACSGILFNHESPRRGLEFVTRKVTDGVARIKLGLQNELRMGNLDSLRDWGFAGDYVKAMWLMLQQEEPDDYVISTGEMHTVKELLEVAFSYVGLDYREYVVIDPEFVRPAEVDLLLGDCSKAKEKLGWELEVGFKELIQMMVDEDLKRVKLQMKNIEAIIPV; encoded by the coding sequence ATGAGGAAAGCGTTAATCACTGGAGTTACAGGGCAAGATGGTTCTTATTTGGCTGAGTTTTTGCTGGAAAAGGGTTATGAAGTATATGGTTTGCGGAGACGTACGAGCACCCCAAATTATGAGAATGTGCAGCATATCAAAGATAAAATAAAATGGATCTCTGGAGATCTGATAGATTTGGCATCTCTAATTGAAGCCGTGAGAATTTCAAATCCGGATGAAGTGTATAACCTGGCTGCCCAATCATTTGTAGCAGCATCTTGGCCGCAGCCTTTGGCGACTGGACAGTTTACAGCAATCGCAGTTACGAATATGTTGGAAGCTGTTCGAATTATGAAGCCAGAAGCAAGATTTTATCAAGCATCAAGTTCTGAAATGTTTGGAAAAGTAGTCGAAACACCGCAGAAAGAAACGACCCCTTTCTATCCGCGCAGTCCTTATGGTGTAGCTAAACTATACGGTCATTGGATTACTGTAAACTACCGCGAGAGTTTCAATATGTTTGCTTGCTCTGGCATTCTATTCAATCACGAATCTCCACGGCGCGGACTAGAATTTGTTACAAGAAAGGTTACGGATGGTGTAGCTAGAATCAAACTCGGCCTTCAAAATGAGCTCCGTATGGGTAATCTGGATTCTCTTCGGGACTGGGGATTTGCCGGGGATTATGTAAAAGCAATGTGGCTAATGCTGCAGCAGGAAGAACCGGATGATTACGTGATTTCTACCGGAGAAATGCACACGGTTAAAGAACTTCTTGAAGTTGCATTCTCTTATGTAGGGTTGGACTACAGAGAGTATGTAGTTATTGATCCCGAATTTGTACGCCCTGCAGAAGTGGATCTCTTGCTGGGGGATTGTTCAAAGGCGAAAGAGAAATTGGGTTGGGAACTCGAAGTTGGGTTTAAAGAGTTGATTCAAATGATGGTGGATGAGGATTTGAAAAGAGTTAAGTTACAGATGAAGAATATAGAGGCAATAATACCAGTTTAA
- a CDS encoding GDP-L-fucose synthase family protein, with translation MELNSKIYVAGHKGLVGSAILRALQSKGYHNLVLRTSSELDLRNREEVYNLFQQEKIEYMFLAAAKVGGIAANNDYPADFIRDNLFIQTNVIDAAYQFNIKKLLFLGSTCIYPKFAPQPLKEEYLLTGELEPTNQPYAIAKIAGINMCQSYNRQYGTKYISVMPTNMYGPHDNFDLKTSHVLPALIRKFHDAKENNIPAVEVWGTGNPRREFLHSDDLAEACLFLMDHYNESEIINVGVGSDISIKELAELIQTIVGYEGEIVFNSSIPDGTPRKLVDVTKISLLGWEAKISLENGLRSVYQAFQKEYLIKQ, from the coding sequence ATGGAATTGAACTCGAAGATTTATGTTGCTGGACATAAAGGTTTGGTTGGTTCCGCGATATTGAGGGCATTACAGAGCAAAGGGTATCATAATCTGGTGTTACGTACGAGTTCAGAGCTGGATTTAAGGAACAGAGAAGAGGTGTATAACCTGTTCCAGCAAGAGAAGATTGAGTATATGTTCTTAGCTGCGGCTAAAGTGGGTGGAATCGCAGCCAATAATGATTATCCCGCTGATTTTATAAGAGATAATTTATTTATTCAAACGAACGTTATTGATGCAGCCTATCAATTTAATATCAAGAAACTATTGTTCCTGGGTTCTACATGTATATATCCTAAATTTGCTCCACAGCCTCTTAAAGAGGAATATTTACTCACCGGCGAGTTAGAACCAACGAATCAGCCCTATGCAATTGCTAAGATCGCAGGCATTAACATGTGCCAGTCCTACAACCGTCAATACGGAACAAAGTACATATCTGTTATGCCAACTAATATGTATGGTCCTCATGACAACTTCGACTTGAAAACTTCTCATGTTTTGCCCGCATTGATACGAAAATTTCATGATGCTAAAGAAAATAATATTCCTGCAGTAGAGGTATGGGGGACGGGAAATCCAAGGCGTGAATTCCTCCATTCAGATGATCTGGCAGAGGCTTGTTTGTTTCTGATGGATCATTATAACGAAAGTGAAATTATTAACGTAGGTGTTGGTAGTGATATCTCCATTAAAGAGTTGGCAGAACTTATTCAGACTATTGTCGGCTATGAGGGCGAGATCGTGTTTAATAGTTCAATACCTGACGGGACTCCGAGAAAACTGGTAGATGTAACGAAGATAAGTCTTCTTGGATGGGAAGCCAAGATTTCATTGGAAAATGGCTTGCGGTCTGTGTATCAAGCATTTCAGAAGGAATATTTGATCAAACAATAA
- a CDS encoding YveK family protein, protein MGGCKRMELKQYFRILQKKWWLIMAIIILAMAATGIKSYYFTTPIYAANAKLIVNQSSSDGAATLNASTIQTSIFLINSYKEIIKSSAIMNKVVEKFPNLGESAGQISAKISVTSANNSQVMNLVYQDTSYAKAAEIVNAVSTVFKDQIPQIMKVDNITILSEADTAVSPAPINFNPIMNMLISFVVSLMLAIGLVFLLDYLDDTLQTEVEITEILDVPVLAVVGKITKGDLKRSARMKAKQKTKASEGQYATINQ, encoded by the coding sequence ATGGGGGGTTGTAAGCGTATGGAACTCAAACAGTACTTTAGAATTCTTCAGAAGAAATGGTGGTTAATCATGGCAATTATAATCCTTGCTATGGCAGCGACAGGAATCAAAAGCTACTACTTTACAACACCGATTTATGCAGCAAATGCCAAACTTATAGTTAATCAGTCTTCAAGTGATGGCGCAGCAACCCTCAATGCGAGCACGATACAAACGAGCATCTTCCTTATTAATTCCTATAAGGAGATTATCAAATCGTCCGCTATTATGAATAAGGTTGTCGAGAAATTCCCTAACTTGGGGGAAAGTGCCGGGCAAATATCCGCAAAGATATCCGTCACATCGGCGAACAATTCACAAGTTATGAACTTGGTCTACCAGGATACATCCTACGCCAAAGCCGCCGAGATCGTAAATGCTGTCTCGACGGTATTCAAAGATCAAATTCCTCAGATTATGAAGGTGGATAACATCACCATCTTAAGTGAGGCAGATACGGCAGTATCCCCTGCGCCAATCAATTTCAATCCGATTATGAACATGTTAATCAGCTTTGTTGTTTCACTTATGTTAGCGATCGGACTTGTATTTCTGCTCGATTATCTGGATGATACGCTCCAGACAGAAGTTGAAATCACTGAAATTTTGGACGTTCCGGTGCTTGCTGTTGTAGGAAAGATCACCAAAGGTGACCTGAAGAGATCCGCGAGAATGAAAGCAAAACAAAAAACAAAAGCAAGTGAGGGCCAGTATGCGACGATCAACCAATGA
- a CDS encoding aldolase, with protein MFQTLNKTIYKAFGHSIQSDIPLPELQQIDDPNESVDIVIRYADLTAKWLEHSDSSRTSVCTETMVMFRVPDLAIFAVENGTIIYISPENGADEDKMRLYILGTCMGAILLQRKILPLHGSAVVIDHKAYAFVGHSGHGKSTLASAFLQQGYQLVTDDVIAITLDHRNIPYVTPAYPQQKLWQESLDVFGMSSNQFRPLFERETKYAVPVESYFSSDTLPLAGIFELIKTDCNQVQIRAVDKLERLPLLYRHTYRKSLLSDCGLTKWHFDMTARMSGSIDIYQLQRPLNEPTVHQLTDMVLHAIGK; from the coding sequence GTGTTTCAAACTCTTAACAAAACCATATATAAAGCCTTCGGGCATTCTATACAAAGTGACATCCCCCTGCCTGAACTGCAGCAGATAGATGATCCCAATGAATCCGTGGATATTGTTATACGCTATGCCGATTTAACCGCAAAATGGTTGGAGCATTCTGACTCGTCGAGGACATCCGTATGTACAGAGACTATGGTCATGTTCAGGGTTCCTGATCTGGCTATTTTCGCCGTAGAAAACGGGACCATCATTTACATTTCGCCCGAAAATGGTGCTGATGAAGATAAAATGCGATTATATATTCTTGGAACATGCATGGGTGCTATTTTACTCCAGAGAAAAATACTTCCTTTGCACGGCAGTGCCGTCGTCATTGACCATAAAGCTTACGCATTCGTCGGTCATTCCGGACACGGTAAATCTACACTTGCTTCAGCCTTTTTGCAGCAAGGATACCAGCTAGTAACCGATGATGTCATCGCCATTACGCTGGATCACCGGAATATTCCTTATGTAACGCCGGCTTACCCACAGCAGAAACTTTGGCAGGAAAGCTTGGATGTCTTTGGCATGAGTTCGAATCAATTCCGTCCATTATTCGAGCGCGAAACCAAATACGCCGTTCCTGTGGAATCTTATTTTTCTTCCGACACCCTTCCGCTGGCCGGTATATTTGAGCTGATCAAGACAGACTGCAATCAGGTCCAGATTCGGGCGGTTGATAAGTTAGAACGGTTACCGCTTCTATACCGACATACATATCGCAAATCCTTACTTTCAGACTGCGGGTTAACCAAATGGCATTTTGACATGACAGCTCGCATGTCTGGCAGTATCGACATATACCAGCTTCAGCGACCATTAAACGAGCCTACAGTGCATCAGCTAACGGATATGGTTTTACATGCTATTGGAAAGTAA
- a CDS encoding sugar transferase codes for MYPTPQRNEAEVVFEGTSKYTNYALEELKPKVLYLMVKRVMDFIFALIGLVLLLPLFLIVSILIKLEDPQGSIFFYQTRIGKNEKPFRMYKFRSMVSNAEELLEKLLDQNEISGAMFKIKEDPRITSIGKFIRKTSIDELPQLWNVIRGEMSLVGPRPALPREVNQYSKYDKLRLKVTPGCTGLWQVSGRNELSFNEMVELDLRYIEQRGIITDLKIILHTVKVMFGSKDAF; via the coding sequence ATGTATCCCACTCCGCAACGGAACGAAGCAGAAGTTGTTTTTGAAGGAACTTCGAAATATACAAATTATGCTTTAGAAGAGCTAAAACCCAAAGTCCTGTATCTTATGGTCAAACGGGTTATGGACTTCATTTTCGCGCTCATTGGGCTTGTTCTACTACTGCCACTTTTTCTAATCGTATCTATATTAATTAAGTTGGAGGATCCGCAAGGATCCATTTTTTTTTATCAGACACGCATTGGGAAGAACGAGAAGCCATTCCGGATGTATAAGTTCCGCTCTATGGTTTCTAATGCAGAAGAGCTGCTTGAGAAGTTGCTTGATCAGAATGAGATTAGCGGCGCTATGTTTAAGATAAAAGAAGATCCTCGTATCACAAGTATTGGAAAGTTTATTCGCAAGACCAGTATAGATGAGTTGCCGCAGCTATGGAATGTAATCCGTGGAGAGATGTCACTTGTAGGACCAAGGCCGGCATTGCCCAGAGAAGTTAATCAATATAGCAAATATGACAAGCTGCGATTGAAGGTTACCCCTGGATGTACTGGCTTATGGCAGGTGAGTGGAAGAAATGAATTGAGTTTCAATGAGATGGTGGAACTGGATTTGCGGTATATCGAGCAAAGAGGGATAATTACAGACTTAAAAATTATTTTACATACAGTAAAAGTCATGTTTGGATCAAAAGATGCTTTTTAA
- a CDS encoding VanZ family protein codes for MRIILTFMWAFALFIFTCSVNFHLLIKYHIVDFRFNPNPDWSELLKLDFQWSSNDWILRKIGHFIGFFILALLASDFGKYKSAFYLSVIYAALTEILQLFFFRGGRIYDVVNDSFGILLAYLFCMILFLKKSGRTRNINNVH; via the coding sequence ATGCGTATTATTCTTACTTTCATGTGGGCTTTCGCCCTGTTCATCTTCACTTGCTCGGTTAACTTCCATCTTCTGATCAAATATCATATTGTTGATTTCCGCTTCAATCCGAATCCCGATTGGTCGGAGCTGTTAAAGCTTGATTTTCAATGGTCGAGTAACGATTGGATTTTGCGAAAAATAGGACATTTCATTGGTTTCTTCATTCTCGCTCTGCTTGCATCAGACTTCGGTAAATACAAGTCAGCCTTTTACTTGTCTGTCATCTACGCTGCATTAACTGAAATTCTCCAGTTATTCTTCTTCCGGGGCGGTCGGATCTATGATGTGGTCAACGATTCCTTCGGCATTCTCCTTGCTTATCTATTCTGTATGATCTTGTTCCTCAAAAAATCAGGGCGTACAAGAAACATAAACAATGTACATTAA
- a CDS encoding paeninodin family lasso peptide: MKKEWNTPALEVLDIKMTMAGPGGAIPDGVQPDPDETIHYS; the protein is encoded by the coding sequence ATGAAAAAGGAATGGAACACACCTGCTTTGGAAGTTCTTGATATTAAGATGACTATGGCTGGTCCTGGTGGTGCAATTCCAGATGGAGTCCAACCAGATCCTGATGAAACGATACACTACAGCTAA
- the galU gene encoding UTP--glucose-1-phosphate uridylyltransferase GalU — translation MRKVKKAIIPAAGLGTRFLPATKAMPKEMLPIVDKPTIQYIVEEAVASGIEDIIIVTGKGKRSIEDHFDHAFELENNLFSKGKFDLLDEVRSSSNVDIHYIRQKEAKGLGHAVWCARNFIGDEPFAVLLGDDIVQSQTPCIRQLAEQFEQLQKSVIGVQTVPYDQTHRYGIVAPLERIDRLYEVDYFVEKPLTGKAPSKLAIMGRYILTPEIFSFLEHQEEGAGGEIQLTDAIQKLNKSQGVYAYDFEGIRYDVGEKLGFIMTTLDFALQNEDLRKPLLQGMETILEREHLGKINR, via the coding sequence ATGAGGAAAGTGAAAAAAGCAATTATTCCTGCAGCGGGTCTTGGGACGCGTTTCTTACCTGCAACGAAAGCGATGCCGAAAGAAATGCTCCCAATTGTAGATAAGCCCACCATTCAATACATTGTGGAAGAAGCGGTGGCATCAGGGATTGAGGACATTATCATTGTGACCGGTAAAGGCAAACGCTCCATTGAAGATCACTTTGACCATGCGTTCGAGCTGGAAAATAATTTGTTCAGCAAAGGGAAGTTTGATTTGCTTGACGAAGTGCGTAGCTCCTCTAATGTAGATATTCATTACATACGCCAGAAGGAAGCCAAAGGACTTGGCCATGCCGTATGGTGTGCCCGCAACTTTATCGGAGATGAACCGTTCGCTGTGCTCCTTGGAGATGATATCGTACAATCTCAGACACCTTGCATCCGGCAGCTGGCAGAGCAGTTTGAGCAATTACAGAAATCAGTGATCGGTGTTCAAACCGTGCCCTATGACCAAACGCATCGATATGGCATAGTAGCTCCGCTGGAAAGAATCGACCGTTTATATGAAGTGGATTATTTTGTAGAGAAACCCCTCACGGGCAAAGCTCCATCAAAATTGGCAATTATGGGAAGATATATATTGACTCCAGAAATATTCAGTTTTCTGGAACATCAGGAGGAAGGTGCTGGTGGGGAAATTCAGCTGACAGATGCTATACAAAAGCTGAATAAGAGCCAAGGTGTGTACGCATACGATTTCGAGGGAATCCGTTATGATGTAGGCGAGAAGCTTGGATTCATTATGACTACACTTGATTTTGCTCTTCAAAATGAAGATCTGCGTAAACCGCTGCTGCAAGGGATGGAAACAATTCTCGAACGAGAGCATCTAGGCAAAATAAATCGCTAA